Part of the Cervus elaphus chromosome 18, mCerEla1.1, whole genome shotgun sequence genome is shown below.
GAAGTTGGGTAGAGTCACAGTGGAGCCGCTCAAGGCCGGAGTTCAGAGTGACCCTCCAGGCTGCACGGGGGAGGGTCCCACGGAATGCTGAATGCTTTCAGCAGATTCAGGGCCAATGGAAGAACAGAGATGGGAGTTACACAGGCTGTTAAGAGTCTGTGGACCAGATTCACTCTTgattcagaagaaaatattagaaaaggaGAGGCATAGAGAATGAATTTTTAAGCTTCCCAATGCcaggtttggggcttcccaagtagcacaatagtaaagaatccacctgccaatagagatgcaagagatgtgggttcgatccctgggtcaggaagatcccctggagaaggaaatggcaactcacgtcagtattcttacctgggaaatcccatggatggaggaatcaGACAGgccacagtcaatggggtcacaaagagtcaaatatgactgagcacaacacaaCATGCCAGTCTTGGAATTTCTAGAACAGACACTCttcctggagagggagggggccaTTCCAGGAGCCCTCCTTCTCTGCCTTGAGGGTTGAGGGTATTTACTAGACCTGGTATGACTGGCTGGGACCAGGCAGGGGTCACGGCCCATCAGATAGGAAAGGGGGGGGGCACTTTACCGGAGAGGCCCCAGGTGCCCACCCAATGAAGGGGGCCAGGTTCAATGCAGAAACTGAGTTTGGGGAGGGTTCTGAATTCCTAGGAAAGCCAGAGCAAATGAGGCATCGTTtcaagagatctcttcaggatTTGGGGCCTATGGGTGTCCTTTTTGCTGTATTTCCAGGACTTTCTGCCCTTTCAATGGTGGTTTGACCCATAGACTTGTGAACTCTCatttgaaagtgtgaaagtgaggTGTGGTTGGGAAGGTCTCAGGAGACCAGGGACACAGAGGCAGGAGCGCTGAGGGTCCCACACAATCCTACCCCCAGCTGACTCTACACCGGTATGATGGCAGAGGGCTGAGACCCAGGGACAAGGACTGGAAGAAGCAGATATAGCTGGAGACCGGGGGCAGGTGGCCACCCACATTCACCGCTTACCTTTAAAGCTGAGATCCCAGGGAATaaagccccacccccacgcccgcTTTCGGGGAAGGCACTCAGAGACTTATCCAGATTCAAGGAAAGTTATGCTGGGCCCCTGtatgggaaggagagagggaggggcggGCATGGTGCCAGGAAGGGAGAAGAGATCTTTGCCCGGTATCCAGTCTCAGCTAGCTGTCCCCAAGAGACCCTAGGAGTGGCTGACCCACACAGCCAGGCACTCATTGTGCAGGGCAGAGCCAATGTCCCCATCTTTGTGAGGACATCAAACTTACTAGGAAGGCACTGTGGAAGcataatattttggaaataatgaTAATACTGGGTTCCTCaggctaaaaaataaaagttcaccATTTATAAAGGGAAGGATTTCACACTGCAGGTAGTTGAGGGGGTCGATGATGAGCGGAAATGGAAAATGTCAGAGCCTTGTGGATCTCCAAGAGGTGGCTGAACCCCACTTCCTGGGGAAAGAGTCCCTCAAGAGGACGGCAAGACCCTGAAGGGACCATCTGCACAATGGGTCCAAGTGGCAGGGACCCAGCGGCACCCTCCCAGGAGACTGAGGCAACTGAATAATTCCTGGGTCCTCAAGCCAAAAAATCAGAGAATCAGAGGTGGTCATGATGGCTGATGGCCTGAAATGATGAGGGCCTTCTCATGGGGACATATGTGAACTGAAGAACATGGAAAAGCCAGAAAACAGACAACTCCGGGGACACCTTTGAGCACagctgttagtcactcagtcatgtccgactctttgcaacctcatggactgcagcctgccaggctcctctgtccatggaattcttcaggcaagaatactggagtgggttgccattcccttgtccagggtatcttcccgacccagggactgaacccgggtctcctgcattgcaggcagattctttaccatctcagccaccagggaagccctgagtacaAGTGACTCAAGGCCAAATGGGACCTTTCCTAAAGCCCTGGCATGACCCATGTGCTCCCGAACTTAGCCACAAACTCCAGGAAAGGGGGAAACCCCAGCTGGAAAGGTTGAACATCTACCATCCTAGTAGAATGAAGGgtcacaataaaaaatgaatgttttttcctctttgcccacctacatttttttttgtataaattattttatttgttactGTAATtagatctacacaatcaaagttGTCTTTTCACCGTCTGTGTTTTGTTAACGTGAAATTGTAGTTATAAGCAAAAGTTGGTTGCCTAGGGAACAATAATTGTATATTCAgtttaacagaaataaaagaatatttgtcTTAAAATGCAAGATTGTTTGTTACATAGCCTTGTGCCTTGCAATtactttatataaaaaatttcaaaagtgaaaatgaCTTGTGCTTTAAGGGGTAATGTTTAAGTGCAGCATCGGCTccttaaagaaaaagcaaagtgatATAGGATATGTCTCCCCTGCAAGAGGGAATTTAGATTTACAATTAACATCAAAATCATGTATCAGCGTTTTGCAGGAGACTCTTCAGCATACCTTATCCAGCTCTTATTCGAGTCCAAATGTATTGCTTTGAAGAGACCTGGTGAGTGTATCTCTTGGCAGCCTCACTTTCCCACATCATGGAAGTACAGATTCGCACATATACATAACATGATGATAGAAAATAAGATATAGTAAATAAGGTTTCTAAATTTCGGTTCTAAATCTCCTTGTTGATACCAGTAGATAAGTATGCAGGCAGTGATACTGCTCAAAGAGATGCAGACAGCAAAAAATATATTCAACGGTTTTGGAGGTAGTTGAGGGAAAACAAAAGCACTAATCAGCGTTACTAGGATCAATAAAGATGTTAAGCTGCCAACAACTAAACTGATGATTCGATCCTTGGCAGACGTCTCTCCGAACAGAGGTCTGTTGTCCAGGCCACTTGTGCCGTAGGTCCTGGTGGAAAAGTCCTCCATTTTAGGGTTTCGTCACTGTCCCCGAGCCAGCATTGCCTCCCGGAGTCCCGGGTCTACGACTCGCGGCGCCGCCGCTCACCGAGCGCTCATCGCCGAAGCCCAGGGAGGCCGGAGTCCCGGCGGCGGGGGTGGGCGCTCAGACCCGCGGGACGAGGCCGCTCCGCCCgagcctctctcccctcctcatcGTGAGCAGCTCGGCGTctccagcccccgccccccccccgcacGCTCGGGAGTCCTGGCCGCACTGGGGAGCGCGGGTCCCGGTCCACGTCGGCGCGGGGATGCGGTGCCAGGCGtcggggaaagagagagagagagaccttccGCGCGGGCGGCGAGAGTGTGCTGCGCGGCGGGTCCCCGGTCCGCTCCCACGGCCGGGACCCGCGGCcactctacatttttttttttaataggaattcAGCCTTGTTATCGAAACCTTAAGGAGGAGGGCTGATGCTTTACACAAGTAGAAAATTGCTCCAGGAGTAGCAACTGTGGTTGTGTGAGCCACAGACAAAGCAGAATGAGTGTTTGTCTTCCCCACACTCCACCTTCGAGCTCAAATCAGGGACTAGATATCATGGAGGTGCCCATGGTTGGCCGTTCTTCGCACCATCGCCAGTGTTATACTGGAGGCAGTGGTGTCCTGGCACTGCGCTCCATTGCAGCTCTTCGGCTCTCGGTTGATGgcggtgaggggtggggggtgggagcccAGAGCCAGAGACCTTCTAAGATCTGCGCTCTTGTgctccccccaaattcatatgttgaatcctGATGCCCAACATGATGGTCTTTGGAAGTGGGGCCTTTGAGGGAGTGATTAGGACgtaagggtggagccctcataaaTGGAATTAACGCCCTTATTAAAGAGACACCAGAGAATTTCTTCACCCCTTCTgccctgtgaggacacagcaggaagaTGACcgtctgtgaaccaggaagcaggtccTCAGCAGACACTGAGCccaccagcaccttgatcttggactttcagcctccagaacagttGTTAAAGCCACTCAGTCTATAGTAGTTCTGTTATCACAGCCCAGACAGACTAAGACCATCTGGCATGTGTGGAATTCCCTTGTGATTTGCTTTACAAGAAGAGTGGCTTTAGCCTCTGGCCTTTTCTTCGCTCAATTTCTCTGATAGGAGTTTGACCTAAATACTTTTTGCACGTGGCGTCCATCTTCTCGTTGAACATTTCTAAGGAGACTGAGAAGCAGCAGAGCTTGGGCTACATGTTGAAATGCTTCTCCTGAGAGGCACACCAGGTGGGCATCATGGGTGGTTTCTGCCCAGCTCTGACCAAGATCCACGTGAACTCAGTCCTCTGAATGCCGGTCTGGCAAAATATCAGCAGCTGACTTCAGAGCCCACCAGGGTAAACAttgcttctcccttttttcccttcATCTTCTTGCAGACATGTTTCTGGAAAGTAGGATTCTAGATGATGAAATCTGGAAAGAACTATAGAAGAAACTAAGGTCCAGAGAAGGACAGAACCTGCTCCGCCCACACATCTCATCTCAGTGAAGGACACTAATGTCCTCCAATACCCAAGCCAGAGCGCAGTCCACCATACGCAGTTCTTCCTAAGTCCTGTCCACTTCACCTCCTAAATGTATCTCATGTGTGTCCAGTTGTCCAGGGGTGgcaaatttataatatttatttcatctaAGCTAACTTCATTGAGTCAACTCTTAAAACATAAATCTAGTCTTGtcattctcctttttaaaactcTTCCTGACTCACCTGTGCCCCAAGGTTACAGTAAAATGAATCCTTGGCATGGCCTGTGATGGCTTTCACAATTTGCCTTCTCAGAGCCCCATGGCTCACCACTCCCCATCACTCTGAATGGCACACAACGGTAGGTCCTCCATGAAGAACAGTTGGATTGAATCACATTATCCAGACATATTCAGTATGtctcagtcattaagttgtgacTTTGAACTCTTGGGCCAGGTCTTTGTCCACAAACAGGTGGAGACTCCAA
Proteins encoded:
- the LOC122674251 gene encoding transmembrane protein 243-like, producing MEDFSTRTYGTSGLDNRPLFGETSAKDRIISLVVGSLTSLLILVTLISAFVFPQLPPKPLNIFFAVCISLSSITACILIYWYQQGDLEPKFRNLIYYILFSIIMLCICANLYFHDVGK